One Ictalurus punctatus breed USDA103 chromosome 10, Coco_2.0, whole genome shotgun sequence genomic region harbors:
- the snrpa1 gene encoding U2 small nuclear ribonucleoprotein A', protein MVKLSAELVEQAAQYTNPVRDRELDLRGYKIPVLENLGATLDQFDTIDFSDNEIRKLDGFPLLRRLKTVLMNNNRICRIGENLEHSLPNLKELILTSNNIQELGELDPLASVKTLTLLSLLRNPVTNKKHYRLYVINKLPQIRVLDFQKVKLKERQEAEKMFKGKRGAQLAKDIAKRTKTFTPGAGLQAEKVKSGPSAADVEAIKAAIANATSLAEVERLRGMLQSGQIPGRESRQGAQSMVEEEEEDEPEMGMQESVPMYNATGDAMEDDGMENGEEDMHVNGS, encoded by the exons ATGGTGAAGTTGTCGGCAGAGTTGGTCGAGCAGGCTGCTCAGTACACGAATCCGGTCCGAGACAGAGAGCTGGACCTCCGAG GTTATAAAATCCCGGTTTTGGAGAACCTCGGCGCTACTCTGGATCAGTTTGATACCATCGACTTTTCCGATAATGAGATCAGAAAGCTGGACGGATTTCCTCTGCTCAGGAGACTCAAAACTGTGCTGATGAACAACAACCGCATCtg CCGGATCGGTGAAAATCTCGAGCACTCGTTGCCCAATCTTAAGGAGCTGATCCTTACAAGTAACAACATCCAAGAGCTG GGTGAGCTGGATCCTCTCGCTTCAGTAAAGACCTTGACTCTTCTCAG TCTCTTAAGGAACCCAGTAACCAACAAGAAGCATTACAGGCTGTATGTCATCAACAAACTTCCACAGATCCGCGTTCTGGATTTCCAGAAGGTGAAATTAAAG GAACGTCAAGAGGCTGAGAAAATGTTCAAAGGAAAACGGGGCGCTCAGCTTGCAAAGGATATTGCCAAGCGCACAAAAAC GTTCACGCCAGGAGCCGGACTGCAGGCTGAGAAAGTGAAATCGGGGCCTTCTGCGGCAGACGTGGAAGCCATTAAG GCTGCCATTGCAAATGCCACATCGCTGGCTGAGGTGGAGAGGTTGAGGGGAATGTTGCAGTCTGGTCAGATCCCCGGGAGGGAAAGCAGACAAG GTGCACAGAGCATGgttgaggaagaagaggaagatgagCCTGAAATGGGGATGCAGGAGTCTGTGCCGATGTACAATGCCACTGGGGATGCGATGGAAGATGATGGAATGGAAAACGGAGAGGAAGACATGCACGTTAATGGATCGTAG